A region from the Triticum aestivum cultivar Chinese Spring chromosome 3D, IWGSC CS RefSeq v2.1, whole genome shotgun sequence genome encodes:
- the LOC123079200 gene encoding protein E6, translating into MATSASRLCLLAIAFLLAVAAPRVDAWGGRFFFSKMTRPGAVVEADKAADTATVATEALGTSNAPAAFSRPSSNRGYGLYGRPEENEKYPPAYFRRGVHRDTEKLTTTNVVPETEPRHEEEAAVPVQEEQSSGEEEPAFPADGSGRGRPLSYMRHRGKHERDYYGMSDTRLYQNGRYYYDVETDKYGYGYESNPVRTARPEPEDNGSGYGRPGRQRSYGEAAGYENDNGVAEKQNDDGGVQENQNGQYNP; encoded by the coding sequence ATGGCTACCTCTGCTTCCCGCCTCTGCCTTCTCGCCATCGCgttcctcctcgccgtcgccgcacCCCGCGTGGATGCGTGGGGCGGCCGCTTCTTCTTCAGCAAGATGACGCGCCCCGGAGCCGTGGTCGAGGCCGACAAGGCGGCGGACACCGCCACCGTGGCGACGGAGGCGCTCGGCACCAGCAACGCGCCAGCGGCGTTCTCGCGGCCGTCCAGCAACCGCGGCTACGGCCTCTACGGCCGCCCTGAGGAGAACGAGAAGTACCCGCCGGCCTACTTCCGCCGCGGCGTGCACCGCGACACCGAGAAGCTGACGACCACCAACGTCGTGCCGGAGACGGAGCCGCGgcacgaggaggaggcggccgtcCCGGTTCAGGAAGAACAATCCTCGGGCGAGGAGGAGCCGGCGTTCCCCGCGGACGGCAGCGGCAGGGGGCGGCCGCTGTCGTACATGCGCCACCGCGGCAAGCACGAGCGCGACTACTACGGGATGAGCGACACGAGGCTGTACCAGAACGGCCGGTACTACTACGACGTGGAGACTGACAAGTACGGCTACGGCTACGAGTCCAACCCGGTGCGGACGGCGCGCCCCGAGCCCGAGGACAACGGCTCCGGGTACGGCCGCCCCGGCCGCCAGCGGAGCTACGGCGAGGCGGCCGGATACGAGAACGACAACGGGGTGGCGGAGAAGCAGAACGACGACGGCGGCGTCCAGGAAAACCAGAACGGGCAGTACAATCCATGA